tcttcttctcctcaggGCGATCTGGAGAAGACGTCAGAGATTGAGGGTCACGTGATCAACTGTCTTGTCACCATGGTGATGAAACTGTCAGAGGTCACGTTCCGGCCGCTCTTCTTCAAGGTAACGTGTCTGCTGCTCCTGTGGATCAGTGTGTGCTCTGTAAAAGTTTCAATCCCTGCATTTGTGTCCCTGCAGCTGTTCGACTGGAGTAAATCAGACAGCACTGAGCGCCTGCTGACCTTTTACCGGCTGTCCGACGCCCTCGCCGAGCGGCTCAAAGGCCTCTTCGTCCTGTTTGCAGGAAATCTGATCAAACCattttctgagctgctgcagaaaatccACAGCTCTAAGACGAGTGAGCaaaatctgtttgatattctgGAGATGGATTTGCGTTGCATTTTTGTCGCataagtttcttgtgttttctctaaataattATTTAGAGAattccatttaattttattttaatactattttatatttcatttaaaagaaatctaccctaaccctacttaattttttatttgatctaTTCAGCCgaaattaatttaatatattttaatgtgaactGAATccattttctgatttaattttccTCCCCAGATGAGCAGATGTTCGACTCGGACGGCGGCGAGCAGAAGAGCGTTATGCTGCTTCATTACATCCTCGACTGTCTCCACAAGATCTTCCTCTACGACACTCAGCACTTCATGAGTAAAGAGCGAGCCGACGCCCTGCTGAGCCCGCTGGTCGACCAGGTGAGGGCGCCACCTGATCTGATTCATTAAACCAGCTCAGCTTACAGACAAATGAACATAATGGAAACGAGGACCTGTTGCTTAGCAACCATCAATCAGTTGGCTCACATCTCACTGTGTTGTGAAGCTGTGAGTCGAAAATGATACTATGTGTTTCTTCCTGTTGTGCAGGTGGAGAACaccctggggggggggcaggtgtATCGGCAGAGGGTGACCCAGCACCTGGTGCCCTGTGTGGGGCAGTTTGCTGTGGCGCTGGCCGACAACACTCTGTGGAAAATCCTCAACTACCAGATTCTTCTGAAGACCAGGCACAGCGACGCCCAGGTGAGGTCACCTGAACCGCCACTGCTGAGCTCTGTGGGCGGGGGGTGCGAACTGAATAATGGTTTTATGTCAAAATAACACTTTCTACGAGAACAGGATGAAGTGAATTGTACTCCTCCTCTTCAGGTGCgtttctcctctctgttgaTGTTGATGGAGTTGGCATCAAAGTTGAAGGAAAACTATATGGTGCTGCTTCCAGAGACCATCCCCTTCCTGGCTGAACTGATGGAGGGTGaggacacggacacacacacacacacacacacacacacacaggaagtttattttgaaagcagaaCTGTTTCTGGTAACACCTTCCTGGTGCTTTCAAAGTAAagttctgtttgtttccagatgAGTGTGAGGAGGTAGAGCAGCAGGTCCAGAAGGTCATTCAGGAGATGGAGAACATCCTGGGAGAGCCACTGCAGAGCTTCTTCTAACACACACAGTATTACTAATACTCACGTCAGGAGTGGTGATcacactgaatgttttaaactgataagaaataaataactcaaTCACcatctttgtttagtttttgtctttggctgttttgattATTATGATCATtgttcatccatcttctacctctgatccGTTCCCGAGTCGCGGGGGGGTCCAAGCCCAgctcaccttggacaggtctgcagtccatcacagagacagacagacctacggacagtttagagtcaccagagaactcaaacaggatgtctttggagacccaggctgggaacccaACCAGGACCTCCCTGTGAGGTAACAGTCGTAACCACTGTGCCCCAGAGAGCTCTTAATTTGACACTTATTCAAAGAATGAGAATGAGCTGCTAgtttaaatgaacaaacaatTATTTAAGGTCAGTATGAGTCAAagtcaacaaaaatgtttgctgTTATTATTTCGACaaacttttaaataataattaacataAAAGCCTGAAACCCCACAAATGACCTGAAGTTCAGTTCTTCTCTAACTTTTTGATGAggaaaatctttattttgaaCATGTGTGGAGAGAAGCAGCTGTATCAAAcaatatcaacaaaaaaaaagtggtatTATTGATTAATCCAgttataaaatgaattaatgcatttttattggCTGATTGACTATATTGTCTGACATCACAATGGGACGTTTAATAGTCATCAGCGGTGACGTCACAGTCAGCTTAATCCTTCGATTTAAAAATTAAAGGACAGGATCACGTGTCTGAACCGAGCAGATGACGTCACTGACCCTGCTCGTGTCCCTGATGTCCCGCTGCCGCCCAGGTGACGGCCACTGACGTCACTGGGATATATTTAACGGCCcgggagtgtgtgtctgctgagcAGCGACATGAAGAGCGCGAGGAGTCTGCAGCAGCTCGCCGTCCCCGTGTGTCGTCATCACCGCCACCTTCCTCCTTCCGGTCGGTCCGTCGGGATCATCGGAGCGGGCTTCTCCAaaggacaggtgtgtgtgtgtgtctgttcctgTACAACCCCCTTCAGAGCACACCTGGAGATCAGACCCGGTTCTGATTGGGTGTTTgtattcactgtgtgtgtgcagcccaGGGATGGGGTGGAACGGGGACCGGACCTGATCAGAGCAGCTGGACTTCGGGACAAACTGCAGGGACAAGGTGGGACAGCATCACTGAATTTCTGTCAGATCTGAAGGTTCAtgtgtcagaggtcagaggtcagtctgAATTTTACAAAGCCACTTATTCTATCGATATACCGATAAGGTTTATTCGTATAATTAATTTggtacagtttgtgtgtgatcTCAGTCatgctgtacacacacactgtgcgtGACTGTTTATATGTAGCCTCTTTGTATTCATTACGTTCAGTCAGAAAACAACTAAATGTGTTAATATATTTACTGACTCATTGCTTTATACTGATTCATttagttaaaatgtaaaatctgattCTAAAACTCACGATAACTGAAGTTCTGGAGAGCAAAAAGGAGAGTTGTTCTAAAGAATCTGGAGGAAATAACAAACTACAAGTATCTGAAACTGTACTGAAATAAAGAACAAACTACACAGACTCTTCACGTTTCCAATGATGGACAGAAACAGGTTGTAGCTTCATTTGGAACAGCGAGAACCAAACGTCCAAGTCAGCgtttatatttgaatattatttCCATCCAAAGAGGAAATCCTGGGCACTGTAAACAGCAGCCAGAATGGTAAATCGGAGGTAGGATGGATGGAAGAAACCCAAATGTTGTGTTTAGTTAACGGCACCACACAATAACACAGGACATCAGGTCCCAATTGATTCAGTTCATTTGAAGACAGTTCAGGgtctctttttgtctgcagGCTGCGCAGTCAAGGATTATGGGAATCTGGCGTTTGAGGAGTTTGCCAATGACGAGCCCGTCGGCCGGGTGAAGAACGTGAGATCAGTGGGCAGCGCCAACCAGAGGCTATCCGAGGCGGTGCAGGCGGTGAAGAGGGACGGACACACAAGTGTGATGCTGGGAGGAGACCACAGGTCAGTGAACGCCTTCTTTCCTCCCTacactgatcagatctggatcagtccaaTTCTCTGAcgccttgtgtgtgtttatcatccattctcatcctccatctttgatagtgacgtttgtctttgtttttagttttttcttgttttttgagCTTCTCGATTACAGAGAATAGAATTTGAACTGACAAGAATCAGCAGATTCTAAATAtgtaactttttaaaatgaaaaacacaactatCAAAAGAAATTAATATAGAAATAAGTTCATTGTTAATGTTTGAAGCTTTGACTCAGAATAAAAGCAAGCCAGAGAAAAGATACCagctaaaaatagaaaataccaaaataaCCACTTTAAATGACTCTAAAGGTTTCAGAGAAAAAAGTCCTGAAACTTTATACAAGTTTATTAGATTCTTCTAGATTCTAGATTAGATTCTTAAAAGCTGAATTCTCAACACAACCTCCAAGTGCCTACGTAGCCTATATTAAAGTAGAAATGTGTTGAATGGTTGACTTTAGATGGAAAATCAGTTTCTCAGTCTGTCAATCATCCACCTGGAGGACTCAAGAGTCCAGTCCAGCTCAGACAGTTTAACCGAATGAGTGAGTTCAGTTTGTGAACCTGCAGTTCGCTGCAGTTagtttttgatttgatgaatttaaacatgtgacaaataaaaagtgtaaaatgaacTTCCTGTTTGGTTCATTATGACTTTTGAATCTTTTTTAAACTTATATGTTTCTGTACTTTCTACTTTCGCACAATTCAGAAACACTTTTAGttgatttgatctttttttcaTTGACACAAAGTCTGATTAAATGTATGGACGAatctttaacatttttaatctgagaggagatgaaaatcattgtgtctttgtttctttgtcttcttgTCCAGCCTGGCCATCGGCTCCATCCACGGTCACTCGGCAGCAGTCGGGGAGCTGAGTGTCGTTTGGGTGGATGCTCACGCCGACATCAACACCCCGCTGACATCACCAACAGGAAACATCCACGGCCAGCCACTGTCTTATGTCCTGTATGAGCTGCAGTCCAAGGTGAAGCCGTCAGAACTGACAGAACCAAACGTTCAGGGTCTCCCCGTCATTAAACCCGTCCTCTGTCCTTAGATCCCCGTCTTACCCAACTTCTCCTGGATCAAACCGTGTGTTTCAGCCAAAGATCTGGTCTACATCGGCCTGAGGGACGTGGATCCATCTGAGCAGTGAGGCCAGATTTAGGACGAAGTCCAACGCTTTTCCCGTCTCTTAAAGTGTGAgacatttgtttctgtgttttcagtcacCTCCTGAAGCTGTTGGGTGTGAAGGTGTTCTCCATGACGGAGGTGGATCAGCTCGGCGTTTCCAAGGTCATGGAGGAAACATGTGACTATCTGTCAGCCAGGTGAAGATAAGCATCTTTCCTGTCAGCGCCACTCGTGGTAACAGGCAACATATTAATCAGATATTCATTGTAATTAGGTATTTAATATTTGTTCCTGTTTTGAATATTCAGATTCATTAGTCACGTCCTGAATTTCAACCTTTTTAATAATTACATCTAAAGATGCAATTTCACTTagtctctttaaataatgaaCATCATTAGAttttgtgtgtagttttgtATCTGTGCATGTGACTGTAATTACACTCCACAGCCACACACATACTGCACGCATTAGTGTAACACAATCAGACACATTCATAtgtaatctgtgtttttattcatcagaGTGAAGAAACCCATTCATCTGAGCTATGACATCGATGCCATTGACCCCTCCGTTACCCCGGCAACAGGGACACCTGTAGTGGGAGGACTCAGCTACAGAGAAGGAGTGTACATCAGTGAACACCTGAGTCAGACAGGTAAAGAATCCTTCCAGAACGCAGCTTTGTTGCCATAGCGACTGCTGGAGTCCACCATCACACCTGTGCTCGTCCTGCAGGTCTGCTGTCGGCCGTGGACTTGGTGGAAGTGAATCCTCTGAGGGGGCGGACAGAGCAGGACGTCCAGTCCACTGTCCACACGGCCGTGGACGTCCTGCTTGGCTGTTTTGGACGTCGCCGTGAAGGAAACCACTCACCAAGTCACCGTGTGCCTGAGCCCTGATGGAGATGCCCTGTTCTCCCACTGGGAGGACAGACACCTGAATGTCTCATTATCACTTAAAACACAAGACACGAGTAACGCTGCTCATAAACTCATTTATTCAGGAACTTCCTGcagcaataaaatataaaataatgaatcagTTTACAGGACGTGCTCACATCAGCAgtcacttatttttttaatgaaaactgaAGCAGCCTCAAACAGGAAGTCTCTTAAACCTCAGCAGCATT
Above is a genomic segment from Echeneis naucrates chromosome 19, fEcheNa1.1, whole genome shotgun sequence containing:
- the arg1 gene encoding arginase-1, which produces MKSARSLQQLAVPVCRHHRHLPPSGRSVGIIGAGFSKGQPRDGVERGPDLIRAAGLRDKLQGQGCAVKDYGNLAFEEFANDEPVGRVKNVRSVGSANQRLSEAVQAVKRDGHTSVMLGGDHSLAIGSIHGHSAAVGELSVVWVDAHADINTPLTSPTGNIHGQPLSYVLYELQSKIPVLPNFSWIKPCVSAKDLVYIGLRDVDPSEHHLLKLLGVKVFSMTEVDQLGVSKVMEETCDYLSARVKKPIHLSYDIDAIDPSVTPATGTPVVGGLSYREGVYISEHLSQTGLLSAVDLVEVNPLRGRTEQDVQSTVHTAVDVLLGCFGRRREGNHSPSHRVPEP